A window of Terriglobia bacterium genomic DNA:
GAGGCTCTCAGCGTACTCAGCGGTCAAAGCTTTTGGAGCACAGAGAACACAAAGGGACGCCCCCGGTTAACTTAACTGCGGTTTGAGAGTGCGTCCGAGCTGCATCGAGGCGTCAAGCTGGGAGTAGCGGCTAGCTCCATGAACATTCGAGTCCTTGGAATTCCTCTCGATCTGGGTCAGGCGCGGCGCGGCGTGGACATGGGTCCGTCGGCGGTGCGGGCGGCGGGTTTGAACTCCGCGCTCAGGTCCCTCGGCCACCACGTGGAAGACGCCGGCAACATCCACGTGCGCATTGCCGAAGAGCAGCACTTTGGCGAGAAACGCGCCAAGTATTTGAAAGAAATTGCGCAGACGTGCCGCGAGGCCGCCGATCGCATCTACCAGACGGTTAAAGATGGCTGGTTCCCGATTTCGCTGGGCGGCGACCATTCGATTGCCGTGGGGACGCACGCCGGTGTCTCCAAATTTTTCCGCGAGCGCCGCCAGCCGATTGGCTGCATCTGGATTGACGCGCACGCCGACATGAACACGCCGGAAACCAGCCCCAGCGGCAACATCCATGGCATGCCCTTTGCCGCGTCGCTCGGGTTCGGGCCGAAGGAATTGACCCGCATCTTTAACTTCTCGCCCAAGCTGCGGGCCCCAAACTGCGCCCTGATTGGATTGCGCGACCTCGACAGCCGCGAGCGCCGCACCTTGAGGGATTCCGGCGTGCACGCCTTCACCATGCGCGATATTGATGAACACGGACTGCGCGCGGTGATGGAAAAAAGCATTGCGGCCGCCACCAACGGCACGGCTGGCTTTGTGGTATCACTGGATATGGACGTGGTCGATCCTCACGAGGCTCCCGGCGTGGGCACGCCGGTGCGCGGCGGGATTACCTACCGGGAAGCCCATTTGATCATGGAGATGATTTCGGATACGAAGAAGATGCTGGCGCTCGAGATCGTGGAAGTGAATCCCATCATCGACGTCCTCAATCGGACGGCGGCCCTGGCGGTAGGCCTGGCAGCATCGGCTCTGGGAAAGAAAATCCTGTGAAAAGACGAATTCGAGTGGGTGTCCTGTTTGGCGGGCGCTCCGGCGAGCATGAGGTTTCGCTCGTCTCTGCCGCTTCCGTCATCCGGGCGCTCGACCCGGCAAAATACCAGGTCGTGCCCATCGGTATCAACCGCGAAGGGCAATGGCGCCTCGGCTCCCAAGCCCTTAAGCTGCTGCCCGATGTTCTCGACAAGGGCACGGCGGTGATCCCTTCGATTGATCCGCAGGGACCGAAACTTGTTCCATTGGATGAAGCTCGGCACCCCAGGGCCCGGCCGCAGCTCGACGTCGTTTTCCCCGTCCTGCACGGAACGTTTGGCGAAGACGGCACCATCCAGGGCCTGCTGGAGCTTGCCGGAATTCCCTACGTAGGCGCGGGAGTGCTGGGCTCCGCCGCCGGCATGGACAAAGACGTGATGAAGCGGCTGTTCCGCGACGCCGGCCTTCCCGTGGTGGAATGGCTGATGGTTTTGCGTGGAGAGTGGAAACACAATCCAGCACGGCTGCGCAAGATGATTGAAACCAAGCTCGGCTATCCGCTGTTCGTGAAGCCGGCAAACCTGGGATCTTCAGTGGGCATCAGCAAGGTTCGCGGCCGCGCGGAACTGGCCGCAGCGCTCAACCTGGCAGCCGCCTACGACCGCAAGGTGATTGTGGAAAAAGGCCTCGACGCGCGCGAGATTGAATGCTCGGTGCTGGGGAACGACCAGCCGGAAGCCTCCGTGCCGGGAGAAATCATTCCGGTGAACGAGTTCTACGATTACGAAGCGAAGTACGTGAAGGAAGGCTCGGAGATCGTCATCCCGGCAAAGCTCGCGCGCGCCGAGGCGAGCTGGGTGCAACATCTCGCGCTGGGCGCGTTCCGCGCCGTGGATTGCGCCGGCATGGCGCGCGTGGATTTTCTGCTCGACCGCTCGAGCGGCAAATTGTTTGTGAATGAGATCAACACCATTCCGGGGTTCACGCCCATCAGCATGTATCCCAAGATGTGGGAGGCCAGCGGCCTGCCCTATCGGGAGCTGCTCGACCGGCTCATCCAGCTTGCCTTTGAACGCCAGCGCGAAAAAGAACAGACGCGCTACGATTACGGCAGTTAGCCCGTCCAATGATGGCCCGGCCGAAATCGCGGGGACCCTGCCAGGGCCGAAGGCAAAAACGCAGGGCTTACAAAAAGCGCGTGAAATCCAAATGAAGCTGATTGGAATTTCCGTCGTGGTCGGCGCACTCATTTGCGCTTCGGCCTGGCAATTCTCACATCAGAAAATTGCCTGGCGTTTCATACAACTCATTGGGGCCGCGTTCCTGGGCGTGGTCGTGCTCACGCACGCTGCTGAAAGATTCAGCTTATTCCCAGGAATGGGATGGGGACGGCCAAATACGGTTGGCCATTATCTTGACCTTGCGAGTGCAGTGCTCGGACTGGTCATGCTTCCGCTTGGGTACATCGGTTCCGCTGTTTCAGGGATTCGACATTCAAACTGAGCCACTACCACGGACGGGACCTTCTTGACAGATATGCTGCCGGTATGCTATTAACTAACCATATAGTTAATTGGCAGATGCATGCGGAAAAGAGCAGCACTTCGGAGCACGGCCAGCACGCCGGAATCCCGCACCATCATCCTGCGCGCCGCAGAGCACATCTTCGCCGAGCGGGGACTGGCCGGCGCGCGCATGGACGCCATCGCCAGCGCCGCCGGCGTCAACAAGGCCCTCATTTATTACTACTTCAAAAGCAAGGACGCGCTCTACCTGGCCGTCGTCGAGCAACACTTGAAGGAATTTCACCGCCAGGCGCTGCAGCTCCTGACCAGCCAGCGAAGCGTAAAGGACAAGGTCCTTGACTACGTGAGCATGCACTTTGATTTCATCGCCGCACGCACAGATTATCCCAGGATTTTCCACCGGTTCATGATGGCCGACTCGCGGCCCTTTATGCGAATCAGGAAAAAATACTTTTCGCCGGTGGTAAGGAAGTTTCAGTCGGTGATCGCCCAGGGCATCCGCAGCGGCGAACTTGCCGCGGCCGACAGCGCGCACACGGCCATCTCGCTGGTGGCGCTGACAGTCTTCTATTTTTCGGCGGCGCCGGTGCTGAAAGCCGCCGGAATCATCGAAGATCCTTACCGTAAATCCCAACTGGCCAGAAGAAAAGAAGAGGTGCTCAATTTCGTCCGGCGGGCGGTATTCGCGAATCGAGGGGCAGGTCCCAAATGACGCGGAAGCTTTTTCTTGTGATTCTCGGCCTGGTGGTCGCGGCCAGCATCGCCGTTTATGTCATCACGCGCCCGTCGTCACAGGGCCTGGTCCTCACCGGCCTGGTGGATGTGGACGCGGTCACCGTCAGCTCGCAGATTTCCGGGCGGCTGCAGCAGGTGCTGGTGAATGAAGGCGACAGTGTGACCCAGGGGCAGTTGCTGGCAACCATCGTGCCCAAAGAGTTGCAGGCGGACCAGTCTTATTACGCCTCCACGATGAAGAGCGCAAACGCGCAGGTGGGCGCGGCGCGCGCCTCGCTGCAATTTCAGGAACTTCAGACGCGCGACCAGATTCGCCAGGCTGAGGCCAATCTCTCCGCGACCGAAGCGCAATTGAAGCAGGCCCAGGCCAATCTGGACCTCGCGCGGCAGAATTCTACGCGCACGGAAGGACTGTTCAAACAGCAGATCGTTTCGCAGCAGCAGCAGGACCAGGCCGAGGCCACCCTGCACACGGCGCAGGCGAACGTGGAATCGCTCGAGAAGCAGGTGCAGGCGGCGCGCGCAGCGGTGGCCCTGGCCCGTTCCAACGCCGAGCAGGTCACCATGCGCGAACGCCAGCTTGCCAGCAATCAGCACCAGTTTCGGGCGGCGCAGGCGCAGGACCAGGCCGCCCAGGCGCGCCTGGATTACACGGAAATCCGCTCGCCCATCCGCGGGCTGGTGACGCTGCGGGCGGCGCTGACGGGCGAAGTGGTGAATCCTGCCCAGCCCATCGTGGTGCTTTATGATCCGGACAAACTCTGGGTGCGCGCGGACGTGCCGGAGACGGACATCCATCTCATCCGCATCGGCGAGCGGCTGCCGGTACGCTTCCCCGGCGGGTTCGAGCGCACAGGGACCGTCTATTTGCGCGGGGTAGACGCCGAATATGCCACGCAGCGCGACGTCAGCCGCACCAAACGCGACATCAAGACCTTCGAGGTCCGGTTGCGCGTGGATAACAGCGACCGCCGGCTCGCGCCCGGACTCACGGCCTTTGTCACCGTGCCCATCAACGGCGGGCAGTAGGACGCCGCGGCCCGCGTTCGGCCGGGAAAGCGCAGCTAAGGAAATTGCGAAATGGCGGCAATTGAAGTGGAAAAGCTGACCAAGCGATTCAACGGATTCACGGCCGTTGACTCGCTCAGCTTCAGCGTCGAGGAAGGCGAGATTTTCGGCCTGCTGGGCCCGAACGGCGCCGGCAAGTCCACGCTGATCCGCATGCTCACCACGCTGATTCCGCCCACTGGCGGCACGGCGCTGGTGAACGGCTTCGACGTGGTGCACCAGCAGACCGAGGTGCGGAACTGTATTGGCGTGATTCCCCAGGCGATGACTTCCGATCTCGACCTGAGCGCGGAGGAAAACCTGTCGATCTTCGCCAGGCTCTATGGCGTGCCGCGCGCCCGCCGCTCGCAAATCATCCGGGAGCTGCTGCGCGCGGTGGAACTGGAAAGATGGGCAAAGCATCCCGTCAAGCACCTGTCGGGCGGCATGCGTCGCCGGCTTGAGATTGCGCGCGGGCTGGTACACGAACCCAAAATTTTCTTCCTCGAT
This region includes:
- the rocF gene encoding arginase; protein product: MNIRVLGIPLDLGQARRGVDMGPSAVRAAGLNSALRSLGHHVEDAGNIHVRIAEEQHFGEKRAKYLKEIAQTCREAADRIYQTVKDGWFPISLGGDHSIAVGTHAGVSKFFRERRQPIGCIWIDAHADMNTPETSPSGNIHGMPFAASLGFGPKELTRIFNFSPKLRAPNCALIGLRDLDSRERRTLRDSGVHAFTMRDIDEHGLRAVMEKSIAAATNGTAGFVVSLDMDVVDPHEAPGVGTPVRGGITYREAHLIMEMISDTKKMLALEIVEVNPIIDVLNRTAALAVGLAASALGKKIL
- a CDS encoding TetR/AcrR family transcriptional regulator; translated protein: MRKRAALRSTASTPESRTIILRAAEHIFAERGLAGARMDAIASAAGVNKALIYYYFKSKDALYLAVVEQHLKEFHRQALQLLTSQRSVKDKVLDYVSMHFDFIAARTDYPRIFHRFMMADSRPFMRIRKKYFSPVVRKFQSVIAQGIRSGELAAADSAHTAISLVALTVFYFSAAPVLKAAGIIEDPYRKSQLARRKEEVLNFVRRAVFANRGAGPK
- a CDS encoding D-alanine--D-alanine ligase family protein, with product MKRRIRVGVLFGGRSGEHEVSLVSAASVIRALDPAKYQVVPIGINREGQWRLGSQALKLLPDVLDKGTAVIPSIDPQGPKLVPLDEARHPRARPQLDVVFPVLHGTFGEDGTIQGLLELAGIPYVGAGVLGSAAGMDKDVMKRLFRDAGLPVVEWLMVLRGEWKHNPARLRKMIETKLGYPLFVKPANLGSSVGISKVRGRAELAAALNLAAAYDRKVIVEKGLDAREIECSVLGNDQPEASVPGEIIPVNEFYDYEAKYVKEGSEIVIPAKLARAEASWVQHLALGAFRAVDCAGMARVDFLLDRSSGKLFVNEINTIPGFTPISMYPKMWEASGLPYRELLDRLIQLAFERQREKEQTRYDYGS
- a CDS encoding efflux RND transporter periplasmic adaptor subunit; translation: MTRKLFLVILGLVVAASIAVYVITRPSSQGLVLTGLVDVDAVTVSSQISGRLQQVLVNEGDSVTQGQLLATIVPKELQADQSYYASTMKSANAQVGAARASLQFQELQTRDQIRQAEANLSATEAQLKQAQANLDLARQNSTRTEGLFKQQIVSQQQQDQAEATLHTAQANVESLEKQVQAARAAVALARSNAEQVTMRERQLASNQHQFRAAQAQDQAAQARLDYTEIRSPIRGLVTLRAALTGEVVNPAQPIVVLYDPDKLWVRADVPETDIHLIRIGERLPVRFPGGFERTGTVYLRGVDAEYATQRDVSRTKRDIKTFEVRLRVDNSDRRLAPGLTAFVTVPINGGQ